A window of Tachypleus tridentatus isolate NWPU-2018 chromosome 7, ASM421037v1, whole genome shotgun sequence genomic DNA:
GAAggactggccacaacggaccgagatCTCTGAGGGGAGGCACTATGTCGGGGTTGAGCCACTAgtagacctccagaaggtgttgtttccaccattgcacataaaattgggtcttatgaaacaatctgtcacagctcttgataaagagtctgcaaccttcaagtaccttcgagacttcttcccttggctgtctgaggcaaaggtcaaagaaGATCCTGGAATGTACAGAATTCTTCAAgaaactcagtaggaaggaaaaaaaggtTTGGGGCAGCTTTGAAGCAGTGGTTCaggtcttcttgggcaatcacagggccgaaaattatgttgaactgattgaggttctggtgaagaactacggaaaagtgggctgcaggatgttcctgaaagtccatatccttgacgctcatcttgatgaattcaaggagaacattggagcacactcagaggagcaaggcgagcgcttccaccaagatatactggactttgaacgcagctaccaaggagcgtataacgaaaacatgatgacaGACTATATTTGTGggttgatatgtgaaagtgatttacattacagtcgcaaatctcgaaaaactactcacttctaaacatttttgttcaattttgtataactttagtataaatacatgtaaatctttattcatgtgttgttttatttagaccttatgtaaatgaaaatgtgcaaattttcccgttttagcatagaaaataggttaatttctaaatttcattatccaggtcacaaaagcaaagtttgaagggaataatgatcattttctgtacttttacagcataagcaattaagaaataacacgtactatccaggaacaaaatatgtgttacatagtgttatgaaacAGTTTGCTTGGCCAGAGGGAATGAACTACATGAATCTATTTGAATATGGAGATTGAGACCACGATAATTAACGGTTACCATGATCAATATATGTCTGGTTTTTAAAAGTCACCTAAATGTAAGGATTAATTAATACATCAGTTGTAGAGTTTCCTAACGAAGAGTGGTATACAGTGATTAACATGCAAAAACGTAACACTTTAACAGACATCACTTGAAGAAGGGCCTAAGCCCGAAACGTTGGGTAAAATTAACTTTTTCCTAGACTTTATTACCATTGtatctggttttgtttttttctttcttaaacggTTACTAACGTCGTAACCTAAATCAAAAGAAACTCATACTCTTTGTAATTATGACTAACAATTTaccagtttaagactagaaggaaggcagctagtcatcaacatccaccgccaacccttgggctttattcttttaccaacgaatagtgagattgacactGAAGGGGCGAGTAtctttgatgcgacggggattcgaacccgcgaccctgcgggttacgagtcaaacgccttacaCCCCTGTCTATGCCGGGTCAAATACAGTAATAGTAACTTCCAATTATTTTAGTAATCTGGGCGTGTAGTTTGATTCTAAATTCAATCAGTTCCCTTCACTCAAAGTATTGCTTATCTCAAAAAATTTGACCATCCATTTATCCGGAACTTACTAGAAATCCAAACTTTCCTTCAAAACGTAGAGCGagatttttaatgttaacatcaAATTACTTTACTAGTTCTACAACTGTAAAAACTTTAGTGTagtttattattctttcaaagtAATTTGACTAATgtcgaaaataaaaaaatcagttttattttaagtgcTTTATCGGTTCTATCACTTCAACTATCTTTAacttgaagtgtgtgtgtgtgtgtatatatacttgtGTTTTCGTTTTATTATGATAGgtaagtcccccgctggtacagtggtaagtctcgggatttacaacgctaaaattaggggttcgattcctcgtggaATCGTACGACATTTCAGTGTAGTTACTCGAATCTATATCAGTTTTCATGATACCAACATGCTTTCCTGCTCCAAGTTCACTACAGTTTGTAGTCAAACAATGCTTTCTTACTTTTCCATAGAAACTGTAagctttttgtttttcaagttaagcacagagcCACACAATGAGATATCTCTGCTCTTCCAACCACTTGGGGGAAGGGGACGGGGGGTAGAAGTCGCATCAACGAATCCCCTCccttagtttgttgttttttgacctAAAACTGCAAGAACAAGTTGgtaaaacttttaacattttcatttatttcagtaaaaggtACTAGATAGAAGTCACGTGAACAAGTTACTGTGGCTTTAACTTCTCGGTGGTATCTGtgaagtgcagatagccctcatgtagctttgcgcgaaattcaaagaaacagcGTTGGTGTCTGTGAAACGGTTGTCGTTCAACCAATGCTTTTTAGCATTAATATTTCTATCACAGATATCccactgtatttaaataaaaaaaattactaactATTTGGTTCTCTAATTaaacaacggtaagtttacggacttacaatactaaaatacgaggttcgattccccacagtgGGTATAACAAATAGACCACTATGGAATTGATCAAAAAACAATTGAGTATTtgaatttcaataacaaatactttattagtaattaaataatttattttctgtgagCTGTATTTCGATATAGACAGTAACAGCGTATAAGCGTTTGTTATTACCTCATAGTTAACGATGCTGGCTGGTAAACTTCAATATAAGTTAAACATATGATGTGAGTGAAATCAGAAAGAAACAGTTTTAGTTATTCCACGGGCCTcattgggacagcggtaagtccatggatttacaacgccaaaattaggggctcgattcccctcggtaacacagcagatagcccgaagtgtctttattataagaaagcacacacacacaaacaagtaTAACGGATTAGTTTTCTAAACGCACATCTGTAAGTGAAATGATGCTATTGGGAaagatttacaatattttatcacaagTAGTGCAGTAGTTACGTTGAAGATATTAtggtaacaaaacaaagttatgtTGTAGTTACAGAATACTTAAGAGACATTCGATCTATGTGTGTAGTGATGAGACTAGAGACTTTTGGAAATGTCAAATAAAATTCACGTTGTTTTAAGTGCgttgggtttgaatttcgcgcaaagctacacgagggctatctgcgctagccatccctaatttagcagtgtaagactaaagggaagacagctagtcatcactacccaccgccaactattgggctgcacttttaccaatgaatagtgggattgacgggaacattataacgccagtgtccgacggggattcgcacccataactcttagattacgagtggagtaccttaacaacttggccatgccgtaCCATTCAAGTGTGTTGAGATCCGTGATTTTATACACTCAAAATCTACTGGTAATCACAGACAACCATTAGGAGATATACGATTTGTTTACAAATACTGAACTGAGGACAGGAGGAAAAGAAAACCAGGTGAAAGATGACTGCACAGTGTGTTACAGATGAAAGATGACTGCACAGTGTGTTACAGATGAAAAACGAGTGCACAGTGTGTTACAGATGAAAGATGACTGCACAGTGTGTTACAGATGAAATATTAGTGCACAGTGTGTTACAGATGAAAGATGACTGCACAGTGTGTTACAGATGAAAGATGACTGCACAGTGTGTTACAGATGAAAAACGAGTGCATAGTGTGTTACAGATGAAAGATGACTGCACAGTGTGTTACAGATGAAAGATGACTGCACAGTGTGTTACAGATGTATATGATTTCCTGTATGTTTTCTGAACTTTTGGAAACTGAGGTCAGAAGTGGGGGTAACATCACGTTACTGCATATCGattctttagttttctatgttACTTCGTCTCATATATCTAGGAGGTTGTTTACTGAACTATTGTCATTGTGTTTAAAGCCATTTGACTTTCTAGAAAGACGTAATTTTTAGAGTGAATTAAGTAAAGCCTTTTAATAAAGCATCAGCCCAGTTTCAcagataaaatgtgtttttttattttgttattttggatGTAATAATGATCAGTTCCTGCTTGTCTTTGTGGTTCTGAATGGGTATGGCACACTTGgattttatattgtatatgaATCAGTTCGGCTTTATAATGTGTATGGCTCACTTgagttttatgttgtatattatcTAGTTCGGCTTTATAATGTGTATGGCT
This region includes:
- the LOC143256316 gene encoding uncharacterized protein LOC143256316 isoform X1, with protein sequence MQLKEEYNSVRTLLEVLKYDEYGWEVIGNFKIVAILMGLQGGFTKFPCYLCLWDSKDTTVYYNMKDWPQRTEISEGRHYVGVEPLVDLQKVLFPPLHIKLGLMKQSVTALDKESATFKYLRDFFPWLSEAKVKEDPGMYRILQETQ